One Nicotiana sylvestris chromosome 12, ASM39365v2, whole genome shotgun sequence genomic window carries:
- the LOC104229949 gene encoding protein SOB FIVE-LIKE 5-like isoform X1 — protein MDYGIFSDSECSSGCESGWTLYLENSVLPPINSCNTNKFSSFCEAEKSVKTEQEEEEEDLSMVSDASSGPPHFNEEDQDYGHNNNDFFFHAPINGTLPKNNPKRQKSKEKKQQTSALDDTASSPFFDFSNNNFTITNDTASVDNVLDFSQGYSTTHFQRRSAYAYQEQYDFFQSSLLPGNQLQENQSCVRAVKTVSCRNTGGLKAKGGDISSYQF, from the exons ATGGATTATGGAATTTTTTCAGATTCAGAATGTAGTAGTGGATGTGAGTCTGGTTGGACTTTGTACTTGGAAAATTCTGTTCTTCCTCCTATAAATTCTTGCAATACAAATAAATTTTCATCATTTTGTGAAGCTGAAAAGAGTGTAAAAAcagaacaagaagaagaagaggaggatttGTCTATGGTTTCTGATGCATCTTCTGGACCTCCACATTTTAATGAAGAGGATCAAGATTATGGCCACAACAATAATGACTTCTTTTTTCATGCCCCAATTAATGGCACATTGCCTAAAAATAATCCCAAAAGGcaaaaatcaaaggaaaaaaaaCAGCAAACTTCTGCATTGGATGATACAGCTAGTTCTCCTTTCTTTGATTTCTCAAAT AACAATTTTACTATCACCAATGACACAGCTTCAGTGGATAATGTATTGGACTTTTCACAAGGTTACTCTACAACTCATTTTCAG AGGAGATCTGCATATGCATATCAGGAGCAATATGATTTTTTCCAATCATCTCTGTTACCTGGAAACCAATTGCAAGAAAACCA GTCATGTGTTCGAGCCGTAAaaacagtctcttgcagaaatacgg GTGGTTTGAAGGCAAAAGGTGGGGATATTAGCAGCTATCAGTTCTAG
- the LOC104229949 gene encoding protein SOB FIVE-LIKE 5-like isoform X2, translating to MDYGIFSDSECSSGCESGWTLYLENSVLPPINSCNTNKFSSFCEAEKSVKTEQEEEEEDLSMVSDASSGPPHFNEEDQDYGHNNNDFFFHAPINGTLPKNNPKRQKSKEKKQQTSALDDTASSPFFDFSNNNFTITNDTASVDNVLDFSQGYSTTHFQRRSAYAYQEQYDFFQSSLLPGNQLQENQWFEGKRWGY from the exons ATGGATTATGGAATTTTTTCAGATTCAGAATGTAGTAGTGGATGTGAGTCTGGTTGGACTTTGTACTTGGAAAATTCTGTTCTTCCTCCTATAAATTCTTGCAATACAAATAAATTTTCATCATTTTGTGAAGCTGAAAAGAGTGTAAAAAcagaacaagaagaagaagaggaggatttGTCTATGGTTTCTGATGCATCTTCTGGACCTCCACATTTTAATGAAGAGGATCAAGATTATGGCCACAACAATAATGACTTCTTTTTTCATGCCCCAATTAATGGCACATTGCCTAAAAATAATCCCAAAAGGcaaaaatcaaaggaaaaaaaaCAGCAAACTTCTGCATTGGATGATACAGCTAGTTCTCCTTTCTTTGATTTCTCAAAT AACAATTTTACTATCACCAATGACACAGCTTCAGTGGATAATGTATTGGACTTTTCACAAGGTTACTCTACAACTCATTTTCAG AGGAGATCTGCATATGCATATCAGGAGCAATATGATTTTTTCCAATCATCTCTGTTACCTGGAAACCAATTGCAAGAAAACCA GTGGTTTGAAGGCAAAAGGTGGGGATATTAG